One window of the Pseudomonas sp. MPC6 genome contains the following:
- a CDS encoding fumarate hydratase C-terminal domain-containing protein, which produces MSNMRVVKLQVPVSQEDVDNLEQGDIVYLTGTIYTAREGVYKKVLESGEELPVDIRSISNVNFHCSPAASLNKEGGYDVGAVTATASFRFGKWMKSWFETSGAKIIIGKGGMPEEAYRDVFMPNGARYLSTVGYGAGALLGRGITRVKDVHWLEENGIAQAMWIFEVDEIGPFIVDNDREGNSLFVKHERAVNVRLEKLYEGLKPPALKRYGETTNRGDEVIGEPDTQPIKFVNVMPTQKDNN; this is translated from the coding sequence ATGAGCAATATGAGAGTTGTAAAATTGCAGGTGCCCGTATCCCAAGAAGATGTCGATAACCTGGAGCAGGGCGATATTGTCTATCTGACAGGCACAATCTATACCGCCCGGGAAGGCGTTTACAAAAAAGTCCTGGAAAGCGGAGAAGAACTGCCCGTTGATATCCGATCAATTTCCAATGTCAACTTCCATTGTTCTCCGGCAGCAAGCCTGAATAAAGAAGGTGGTTACGATGTGGGGGCTGTAACAGCGACTGCCAGTTTTCGCTTCGGAAAATGGATGAAAAGCTGGTTCGAAACCTCGGGTGCAAAAATCATTATCGGCAAGGGCGGAATGCCGGAAGAGGCTTACCGAGACGTCTTTATGCCCAACGGTGCACGCTATCTCTCAACCGTGGGCTATGGCGCTGGCGCATTGCTCGGTCGTGGTATTACCCGTGTTAAAGATGTGCACTGGCTGGAAGAAAATGGTATTGCACAGGCGATGTGGATTTTTGAAGTTGATGAAATCGGTCCCTTTATCGTGGATAACGACCGTGAAGGCAACAGCCTTTTTGTAAAGCACGAACGTGCGGTTAATGTCAGGCTCGAAAAGCTCTATGAAGGCCTTAAGCCTCCTGCTCTCAAGCGTTACGGTGAAACTACTAATCGTGGCGATGAAGTTATCGGTGAGCCAGACACTCAACCCATAAAATTCGTAAATGTGATGCCAACTCAAAAGGATAATAACTAA